GGAATTGGAGGTCACAAATTGTGACCTCCAATTTTCAAACTCTGATTTATTAAGTTCAAACATGAAATCTTCAGGAAACCTTAAGATATTTCTTTTAACGGATTGTTTAAGAACTTTAGTTTCTATTCCATAAAGTAAAGCCAAATCACGATCAAGCATCACTTTTTGACTGCGAATAAAATATATTTTATTTGAAATTGTTTCTTCAGAAAGTAAAGAATGATTATCCATAAGTTTTAATTATAAAAACAAATGTAAGATTTTATTTATATTTATAAATACGATTTAAACTGTTTTAATTTCCCGCGATTGGTTCTTTCTAAAACAGTTTTTCTTGTAAAAGTGAAGTTTAAATTAGGCTCTAAGTATAAATCAATTGCTTCTTTTATTTTTTCAATTTGTTCTGATATTAATTCTTTTTCAGCAACATATTCAATTTCAAAATTATCTATTTTGGTTTGTTTGATGATAAATTCTTTTACATTTCCATCGTCTTCAATTATGCTTTTGGTTACATAATAAAACGTCAATCCAGGAGATTTTTTTCCGCTTGGTAAAATCGCAATGTCGTTGGTTCTTCCAATAAGTTTTTTTAGAATTGGTTTTTGAAGTGTGCTTTTTTCGTCCAAAATTCCGATGTCTCCAATTTCATATCGGATGAAAGGATTTGCTTTGTTAAATAATGAAGTAATCACAATTTTTCCTTCCGTTCCATGTGGAACAGAATTGTTATTTTCATCTAAAATTTCTACAAAAAGGGTTTCGGCGTTAACTTGCCATTCTCCTTTAGGATTTTCGAAAGCAATTAAATCTAATTCAGACGCGCCGTATTCGCTGATAATCGGAATTCCAAATTGTTTTTCTAAGAGCTTTTTATCCGTTTCAAAAAGCATTTCCGAAGTGACAAAACAAGCTTTTAAGGTTGGACAAATTTCTTTTAAGATAATATTTCGCTGTTCTAAAAATTTAGCAAACAAAACAATAGAACTTGTATAACCATTGATATAATCGAATTTTTTCGATTTGAATTTTTTTAAGAATTTTTCTAAAACTTCATCAGATAAATCAAAAACCGGAAAGCGAAAACGATGCGTCAGAAAATCTTTGAAACACTCTTTCTGATAACCAATAAAATCCATTGGAATTCCGTAAAACCGGGCCTGATACGAACGATTAAAATCAATTCCAAACCATCCAAAACGCATCATATTGGAAGCCCAAGTTAAAGCATGAGAGTACTTATCTTTTGCAAAAACAAAAGGAGTTCCGCTTGAACCAGAAGTTTTGTTGAGGTAGATGTTTTTTTTTGAAAAACCTTTGGAAAGTCTTTCTTCTAATGGCTTCTGAAGATTCTGTTTATTCAAAATCGGCAGATCTTCCCAATTTTGAACTGAAGTATTTCCAACTAATTCTTTGTAAAAAGAGTTGTTTTTTAAATGAAAATCAACAATTTCTTTCTTCTTCTTTTCAAGAAATGAAGCATATTCTTCTTCAGAAAAGTGAATAATTTCATCCATCTCGGCTTTGGCTTTCTTTATCGGAAAACCATTTAATTGAAGGGAAATATCAAAAAGGCGAATCATTTTTCAGGATAATTTTCGTCAAAAATAATGTTTCGGAATGATTCAACAACTTTTTAAAGATTTAATTATTTTTTACGTACAAAAGCAAGTATTTTTGCAGCACAACTAAATACAACAACACCATGACAATTTTACTATTGGGATCAGGCGGAAGAGAACATGCATTTGCGTGGAAAATGACTCAGAGTCCGCTTTGCGAAAAACTTTTTGTAGTACCTGGAAATGCGGGAACTGCTGCAATTGCTGAAAACGTTGCAATATCTCCAACTGATTTTGAAGCAGTAAAAGCATTAGTGCTTAAAGAAAATATAAGTTTAGTAGTCGTAGGACCTGAAGATCCATTAGTAAAAGGTATTTACGATTATTTTAAAAATGACGAAAGTTTAAAACATATCCCAGTTATTGGACCATCAAAATTGGGTGCTCAATTAGAAGGAAGTAAAGAATTTGCAAAAGAATTCTTGATGAAACATAATATTCCAACTGCAGCTTATGATAGTTTCACTGCTGAAACAGTTGAAAAAGGATGTGAGTTTTTAGAAACATTACAGCCGCCTTATGTTTTAAAAGCAGATGGATTAGCAGCTGGAAAAGGTGTTTTGATTATTCAAGATCTTGAAGAAGCAAAAACAGAATTGAGAAATATGTTGGTTCATGCAAAATTTGGAACAGCAAGTGCAAAAGTGGTTATCGAAGAATTCTTGGATGGAATCGAATTAAGCTGTTTCGTTTTGACTGACGGAAAAAGCTATAAAATTCTTCCAACGGCAAAAGATTACAAAAGAATTGGAGAAGGAGATACAGGTTTAAATACAGGCGGAATGGGGGCAGTTTCTCCAGTTCCTTATGTTGATGCTGTTTTAATGGAAAAAATTGAAACACGCATTGTAAAACCAACAATCGAAGGTTTCCAAAAAGACGGAATTGAGTATAAAGGATTCGTATTTATTGGTTTGATTAATGTTAAAAACGAACCGATAGTTATTGAGTACAACGTAAGAATGGGAGATCCAGAAACTGAAGTTGTGGTTCCGAGATTAAAATCAGACTTAGTTGAATTGTTCTTATCTGTCGCAGATCAGAAATTAGGAGACTTTAATTTAGAAGTTGACCCAAGAAGTGCAACAACTGTAATGGTAGTCTCTGGAGGATATCCTGAAGATTTCGAAAAAGGAAAAGTAATTTCTGGTTTAGAAAATGTTACAGATTCTATAGTTTTTCACGCGGGAACAAAATTAGATAACGAAAATGTCGTTACTAATGGAGGACGTGTAATTGCTGTAACTTCTTATGGAGATAATTTCCAGGAGGCCATAAAAAAATCTTACCAAAACATAGATAAACTAAGTTTTGATAAGATGTATTTTAGAAAAGATATCGGTTTTGATTTAATCTAAAAAATAAATTTACAAGCCCTTTTTAATTAAAGGGTTTGGTTTTTTTATTTTAAAAATGAATGAGCCGTTGTATCTTGGTTTTCTGTTCCAGCGTCATCAAAAATACGTAATTGTTTAATCCAATAAACGATTGCGCATGCACAGATGATCATAAAAATCCAGTTAATAGTGTTTGCACCAAACCATGTAATTAATTCTAAATGACGTAAAAAGTCAAGAGGAGCAAACAAAATGTTAACAAATAGGTATTGAATTCCTTCAAAAAAAGCTGTCATAATTTTAAAAATTATATGTTATTTATTGTTGTGTAATGCCTTGAAGATAAAATTCGGTAAACCAAATCTTTTTTTCAACTTGTTAGGTTTTTCCTTTTAAACAAGTATTATCTTTACAATCACAAAAGTATAAAATATCCTTATGATAACAAGTGTTTTTAAAAAATCTACACCATTAAATTATTCATTGGTTGTAATTTTAATACTGGTTTTCTTTTTTATGTTCCAAATTAAAGACCCATCTTGGGTTACTTCTTATTTTTTGGCTTTTCAAAAAGTGAGTTTGTTGTGCTTTATTTTGGCTTCTTTTTTTATGATTAATTTTATCGTAAAAAAGAACGGACTTAGTAAAGACAACGGTTACGCGATACTTTTCTACTTGTTGTTTGTTTTATTTTTTCCAACGATCTTTAATGATTCAAATGTTATCTATGCCAATTTTTTCATTTTATTGGCGCTTCGAAGATTAATATCGCTACAATCCCTAAAAGCATCAAAAGAAAAAATATTTGATGCTGCATTTTGGATTTTTGTAGCTTCTTTATTTCAATTTTGGAGTATTCTCTTTATAATATTGGTTTATATCTCTATTATTTTTCACGTTTCAAGAGATTATAGAAACTGGGTCTTGCCTTTTATAGCACTTTTGGCCGTAATAATTTTATTCTACATGACATCATTAATTTTAAATTTTGATGTCATAGCTTTTATTCAAGAAAGAGCTGTAGTCGATTTTAGAATAGATTATTTTAAGAATAATTACGAAAACGCGGCACTTTCTATATACACAGCTGTAGCACTATTTTTTGTTACTTCTATGCTAATGACGCTATCAAACAGACCACAAATTGTACATTCTTCATACAAGAAAGTTGTAGCTTGTTTTTTTATAGCCGCTTTTATTTACATTATTTCACCAAATAAAAGTAACGATTTATTATTGTTTAGTATTGCGCCATTAACGATAATGGCAACAAGTCATGTAGAATACGTACAGCAGAAACTTAACAACGAAATTGTATATTATACCTTGATTGTGTGTAGTTTATTTACTTTTTTCTCTCAATTATAATTTACTTCCGTAAGCAAGATCGCCAGCGTCACCAAGTCCCGGAACAATGTAGTTTTTTTCATTTAATTTTTCGTCTAGAGAAGCAACCCACAAGTGGCAGTTTTCTGGAAGATTTTTTTCGAGGTAAGCAATTCCTTCTGGGGCAGCAATAACAACAACAATGTGTATTTCTGTTGGACTTGCATTTTCTACTAATTTTTTATGAACAGCAACAATTGATTGCCCAGTTGCCAGCATTGGGTCAAGAAGCAGAACGGTTTTATTATTTAAATCTGAAATAGCTTGATATTCAACTCGAATTTCAAATTCGTCATCATTATTTGGATGATATCTGCATGCAGAAACAAAGCTGTTTTCGGCATGATCAAAATAATTTAAAAACCCATTGTGAAGTGGCAATCCAGCTCTTAAAATTGGGCATAATACCAAATCGGCATCAATTTTTGTAGTATTCTTAATTCCTAGAGGTGTCTGAATTTCAACTTTTTTATAAGGCAAAATTTTGCTTAATTCATAAGCCATAATTTCTCCAATGCGTTCAATATTTCTACGAAAACGCATACTGTCGTTTTGAACATTTATATTTCGAATCTGACCTAAAAAATGATTTAAGACACTGTTGTTCTCAGAGATATAATGGATTTTCATACTATTTTTTTATAAGAGCAATTGTTTTTTAAGAATAATTGAAAAATTGATGTTTTTTTTCAAAGTATAAAAGTATAAAAAGTATCTTTGTTTTATAAAAAAATAAAAACATGTTTTCAAAATTAGCATATTCTGTTTTCGAGCAAAGCATCAAAGATTATCACGAGTTTGATAATGTAGATCAGCCGATCAATAATCCTTAT
The Flavobacterium humidisoli DNA segment above includes these coding regions:
- the upp gene encoding uracil phosphoribosyltransferase, yielding MKIHYISENNSVLNHFLGQIRNINVQNDSMRFRRNIERIGEIMAYELSKILPYKKVEIQTPLGIKNTTKIDADLVLCPILRAGLPLHNGFLNYFDHAENSFVSACRYHPNNDDEFEIRVEYQAISDLNNKTVLLLDPMLATGQSIVAVHKKLVENASPTEIHIVVVIAAPEGIAYLEKNLPENCHLWVASLDEKLNEKNYIVPGLGDAGDLAYGSKL
- a CDS encoding DUF6341 family protein, with the protein product MTAFFEGIQYLFVNILFAPLDFLRHLELITWFGANTINWIFMIICACAIVYWIKQLRIFDDAGTENQDTTAHSFLK
- the purD gene encoding phosphoribosylamine--glycine ligase, whose translation is MTILLLGSGGREHAFAWKMTQSPLCEKLFVVPGNAGTAAIAENVAISPTDFEAVKALVLKENISLVVVGPEDPLVKGIYDYFKNDESLKHIPVIGPSKLGAQLEGSKEFAKEFLMKHNIPTAAYDSFTAETVEKGCEFLETLQPPYVLKADGLAAGKGVLIIQDLEEAKTELRNMLVHAKFGTASAKVVIEEFLDGIELSCFVLTDGKSYKILPTAKDYKRIGEGDTGLNTGGMGAVSPVPYVDAVLMEKIETRIVKPTIEGFQKDGIEYKGFVFIGLINVKNEPIVIEYNVRMGDPETEVVVPRLKSDLVELFLSVADQKLGDFNLEVDPRSATTVMVVSGGYPEDFEKGKVISGLENVTDSIVFHAGTKLDNENVVTNGGRVIAVTSYGDNFQEAIKKSYQNIDKLSFDKMYFRKDIGFDLI
- a CDS encoding DUF6427 family protein translates to MITSVFKKSTPLNYSLVVILILVFFFMFQIKDPSWVTSYFLAFQKVSLLCFILASFFMINFIVKKNGLSKDNGYAILFYLLFVLFFPTIFNDSNVIYANFFILLALRRLISLQSLKASKEKIFDAAFWIFVASLFQFWSILFIILVYISIIFHVSRDYRNWVLPFIALLAVIILFYMTSLILNFDVIAFIQERAVVDFRIDYFKNNYENAALSIYTAVALFFVTSMLMTLSNRPQIVHSSYKKVVACFFIAAFIYIISPNKSNDLLLFSIAPLTIMATSHVEYVQQKLNNEIVYYTLIVCSLFTFFSQL
- a CDS encoding phenylacetate--CoA ligase family protein, producing MIRLFDISLQLNGFPIKKAKAEMDEIIHFSEEEYASFLEKKKKEIVDFHLKNNSFYKELVGNTSVQNWEDLPILNKQNLQKPLEERLSKGFSKKNIYLNKTSGSSGTPFVFAKDKYSHALTWASNMMRFGWFGIDFNRSYQARFYGIPMDFIGYQKECFKDFLTHRFRFPVFDLSDEVLEKFLKKFKSKKFDYINGYTSSIVLFAKFLEQRNIILKEICPTLKACFVTSEMLFETDKKLLEKQFGIPIISEYGASELDLIAFENPKGEWQVNAETLFVEILDENNNSVPHGTEGKIVITSLFNKANPFIRYEIGDIGILDEKSTLQKPILKKLIGRTNDIAILPSGKKSPGLTFYYVTKSIIEDDGNVKEFIIKQTKIDNFEIEYVAEKELISEQIEKIKEAIDLYLEPNLNFTFTRKTVLERTNRGKLKQFKSYL